A window from Flavobacterium gyeonganense encodes these proteins:
- a CDS encoding DUF5703 domain-containing protein, translating into MKYIKYILLFTTLCLKAQIPALDNYNQVWTTQSNNSSESMPLGGGDIGMNVWVEKGDLYFYFSRSGTFDEHNTLLKLGRVKITLTPNPFEEAAGFYQELKLKDGYVLVGQNGTKIKLWVDVFKPIIHVDLESKNPLKMTASYENWRHQNRVSKGKENNANSYKWAPQGDLVNFKDSIAFENNGLKFYHRNREQTVFDIAIKQQKMESVKDQMINPIANLTFGGFMKGDNLKPDGKYLGKYQDTDFKGYNLTSIKPSKKQSLEIYLNTSQSDFAAWDNGLKSLIASNKNTAKQAEKNTIKWWNNFWNRSFIFTQKNQSIDKDSVYQIGQNYQLFRYMLGCNAYGKYPTKFNGGLFTVDPVHTNKDLNFTPDFRNWGGGTMTAQNQRLVYFPMVKSGDFDMMKSQLDYYLNLQKNAELRSKVYWKHNGASFTEQLENFGLPNPAEYEWKRPADYDPGMEYNAWLEYEWDTVFEFCKMMLQQKEYANEDIQKYNSFIISCLRFFDEHYQYLAKKRGRKALDGNGKLILFPGSAAETYKMANNANSTISALKVITENLLNLSAKELSKEDAEYLKGFQNRIPPLNFGQIENHKVLLPAKTWERVNNTEVPQLYPVYPWGIYGVGKPDLETALNTWKYDSDAIKFRSYIGWKQDNIFAASLGLTEEAMKYNLLKMTNSERRFPAFWGPGFDWVPDHNWGGSGMIGMQEMLLQEDDGKIYLFPAWPKEWNVHFKLHAKQNTTIEAELINGELKVLKVTPEGRKKIL; encoded by the coding sequence TTGAAATATATTAAATACATACTTCTCTTCACAACGCTTTGCCTTAAAGCGCAAATTCCTGCGCTTGATAATTACAATCAAGTTTGGACAACGCAGAGCAATAATTCATCAGAATCTATGCCTTTAGGTGGCGGTGATATTGGCATGAATGTCTGGGTCGAGAAAGGAGATTTGTATTTCTATTTTTCACGAAGCGGGACTTTTGACGAACATAATACTTTACTGAAATTAGGCCGTGTAAAAATTACTTTAACACCAAATCCATTTGAGGAGGCAGCAGGCTTTTATCAGGAATTAAAACTGAAAGACGGTTATGTTTTAGTTGGACAAAACGGTACTAAAATCAAACTTTGGGTAGATGTTTTTAAACCGATTATTCATGTTGATTTAGAAAGTAAAAATCCGTTGAAAATGACGGCTTCTTATGAAAACTGGCGTCATCAAAATCGTGTTTCCAAAGGAAAAGAAAACAATGCCAATTCCTATAAATGGGCACCTCAGGGAGATCTTGTCAATTTTAAAGATTCGATTGCTTTTGAGAATAACGGACTTAAATTCTATCATCGAAACCGCGAACAAACCGTTTTTGACATAGCGATAAAACAGCAGAAAATGGAATCGGTTAAGGACCAGATGATAAACCCGATTGCGAATTTGACTTTCGGCGGATTCATGAAAGGTGATAATTTAAAGCCTGATGGGAAATATCTTGGAAAATATCAGGATACCGATTTCAAAGGGTATAATTTAACAAGCATAAAACCTTCAAAAAAACAGTCGCTGGAAATTTATTTAAACACCAGTCAATCTGATTTTGCTGCTTGGGATAATGGTTTAAAAAGTTTGATTGCTTCGAATAAAAACACTGCAAAACAAGCGGAGAAAAACACAATAAAATGGTGGAATAATTTCTGGAACCGCAGTTTTATTTTTACCCAAAAAAATCAATCGATTGATAAAGATTCAGTGTATCAAATCGGGCAGAATTATCAATTGTTCCGATATATGCTCGGATGTAATGCGTACGGAAAATATCCAACCAAATTCAACGGCGGACTTTTTACAGTTGATCCGGTTCATACCAATAAAGACCTGAATTTTACTCCGGATTTCAGAAATTGGGGCGGAGGAACCATGACAGCGCAAAATCAGCGATTAGTTTATTTTCCAATGGTAAAAAGTGGTGATTTTGATATGATGAAATCGCAATTGGATTATTATTTGAATTTACAGAAAAATGCTGAATTGCGAAGTAAAGTCTATTGGAAACACAACGGTGCTTCTTTCACAGAACAGCTAGAAAACTTCGGATTGCCAAATCCTGCTGAATACGAATGGAAACGCCCCGCAGATTATGATCCTGGAATGGAATATAATGCCTGGCTTGAATACGAATGGGATACCGTTTTTGAGTTTTGTAAAATGATGCTGCAGCAGAAAGAATATGCTAACGAGGATATTCAAAAATACAATTCGTTTATCATAAGCTGTCTGCGTTTTTTTGATGAACATTATCAATATTTAGCCAAAAAAAGAGGCCGAAAAGCTTTGGATGGAAACGGGAAATTAATTCTTTTTCCGGGTTCAGCGGCTGAAACGTATAAAATGGCGAATAATGCCAATAGCACAATTTCAGCCTTAAAAGTAATTACAGAAAACCTTTTAAACCTTTCTGCTAAAGAATTGTCAAAAGAAGATGCCGAATACTTAAAAGGATTTCAAAATAGAATTCCACCTTTGAATTTCGGGCAGATTGAAAATCATAAAGTTCTGCTTCCAGCCAAAACATGGGAACGCGTTAACAATACCGAAGTTCCTCAATTGTATCCGGTTTATCCGTGGGGAATTTACGGCGTTGGAAAACCGGATCTAGAAACGGCTTTAAATACGTGGAAATACGATTCTGATGCGATAAAATTCAGAAGTTACATCGGCTGGAAACAGGATAATATTTTCGCAGCCAGTTTAGGTTTGACAGAAGAAGCAATGAAATATAATCTGCTAAAAATGACCAATTCAGAAAGACGTTTCCCGGCATTCTGGGGACCAGGTTTTGACTGGGTTCCGGACCACAACTGGGGCGGTTCTGGAATGATTGGTATGCAGGAAATGCTTTTGCAGGAAGATGATGGAAAAATCTATCTTTTTCCGGCATGGCCAAAAGAATGGAATGTACATTTTAAGTTACATGCAAAACAAAATACAACAATTGAAGCCGAACTTATTAATGGAGAATTAAAAGTTTTGAAGGTAACTCCGGAAGGAAGAAAAAAAATATTATAA
- a CDS encoding sialate O-acetylesterase, whose translation MKKSIITLLTILASLQINAKIKLPALFTDNMMLQQKSNAPIWGWAEKNANIVIKTSWDSKTYKVKADASGKWKTELKTVSFGGPYTIEVSEGNEKVTIKNVLLGEVWLCSGQSNMEMPLKGFQGQPVKNGNEIIVRSTNKNIRLITIPRATVLEPLQDFEGKWEEASPKSTSNFSATAWYFGSLLQEVLNVPVGLIHVSYGGSSMEAWMNQEMLKDFASAKIPTTKEELAKDPNRVPTTLFNGMLSPVIGYGIKGCIWYQGESNYERANEYTALMKKMVSSWRTLWNQGDFPFYFAQIAPFNYASFHPKDYLEKYNSAYLREAQFKASKEIPNSAMAVLMDVGEENNIHPMDKEKGGNRLAFQALARTYGIEGFEFESPKYKSMEIKDAAVTVSFDDVANGITSYDKEVLGFEIAGADKVFYPAKTVVRRKSVVLTSDKVKNPVAVRYLWKDFAKAELFSAGGLPVSSFRTDEW comes from the coding sequence ATGAAAAAATCAATTATTACATTATTAACGATTTTAGCGAGTCTTCAAATCAATGCCAAAATTAAACTGCCTGCATTGTTTACAGACAATATGATGTTACAGCAAAAATCGAATGCACCCATTTGGGGCTGGGCAGAAAAGAACGCCAACATTGTAATCAAAACTTCTTGGGATTCTAAAACCTACAAGGTAAAAGCAGACGCTTCAGGTAAATGGAAAACAGAATTAAAAACGGTTTCATTTGGTGGCCCATACACAATTGAAGTATCGGAAGGAAACGAAAAAGTAACTATCAAAAATGTCTTGTTGGGTGAAGTTTGGCTTTGTTCGGGACAATCTAATATGGAAATGCCGTTGAAAGGATTTCAGGGTCAGCCTGTTAAAAATGGAAACGAAATCATTGTAAGATCAACTAATAAAAACATTCGTTTAATCACGATTCCACGAGCGACGGTTTTAGAACCTTTGCAGGATTTTGAAGGAAAATGGGAAGAAGCTTCTCCAAAATCAACTTCCAATTTTAGTGCAACGGCTTGGTATTTTGGATCGCTTTTGCAGGAAGTTTTAAATGTTCCTGTTGGATTGATTCATGTTTCGTACGGAGGTTCAAGTATGGAAGCATGGATGAATCAGGAAATGCTGAAAGATTTTGCAAGCGCTAAAATTCCGACCACAAAAGAAGAATTGGCAAAAGATCCAAATCGTGTGCCTACGACTTTGTTTAACGGTATGCTTTCGCCTGTAATTGGTTATGGAATAAAAGGCTGTATATGGTATCAGGGAGAATCGAATTACGAAAGAGCTAATGAATATACCGCTTTAATGAAGAAAATGGTCAGCAGTTGGAGAACATTGTGGAATCAAGGAGATTTTCCTTTTTATTTCGCTCAGATCGCACCATTTAATTACGCCTCATTCCATCCAAAAGATTATTTAGAAAAATACAATTCGGCTTATTTGAGAGAAGCGCAGTTTAAGGCTTCAAAGGAAATTCCAAACTCAGCAATGGCGGTTTTAATGGATGTTGGTGAAGAAAATAACATTCACCCGATGGACAAAGAAAAAGGAGGAAACCGATTGGCTTTTCAAGCTTTGGCAAGAACGTACGGAATTGAAGGTTTCGAATTCGAAAGTCCGAAATATAAATCGATGGAAATAAAAGATGCCGCTGTAACGGTTTCGTTTGATGATGTTGCCAACGGAATTACGTCTTATGATAAAGAAGTTTTAGGATTTGAAATAGCAGGAGCAGACAAAGTTTTCTATCCCGCAAAAACGGTTGTAAGAAGAAAATCAGTGGTTCTAACTTCTGATAAAGTGAAAAATCCAGTTGCAGTTCGCTATTTATGGAAAGATTTCGCAAAAGCGGAATTGTTTAGTGCAGGAGGTTTGCCAGTTTCTTCGTTTAGAACGGATGAGTGGTAA